One part of the Dethiosulfovibrio peptidovorans genome encodes these proteins:
- a CDS encoding potassium channel protein, with product MQIQKQSRYLLSWVLVVTLSGILGMRFFLHLSWIDAIFYTAITVSTVGYGAPPGIQGPEKLFLALLIMASLGTVGYAIGIISQNFFNARLRTSLGRGHDRRIRVMEDHWIICGLGRYGHQVASMLSHEGVPFSVVEHREETVMEAREEGYLTVHGNASEEDTLIKAGVTRAKGLIITLDSDAATVYVALTARALNKTIHIVARASDTKSVPILTKSGVNRVVNPVVAGSASLVRASLKPSVADLLDLVVMSRKLDLDFSTVFVAEESSMAGKTLMELDFRNTYDVTVLAILQSNGDPIYNPKGHQPLSGGDRIMVFGERHRIAALRTAMGGMAS from the coding sequence ATGCAGATCCAAAAACAGAGCCGATACCTCCTGAGTTGGGTTCTGGTCGTCACGCTCTCAGGAATACTGGGAATGCGTTTTTTCCTCCATCTCTCATGGATCGACGCCATATTCTACACAGCCATAACGGTATCCACCGTGGGGTACGGGGCTCCACCAGGCATCCAAGGCCCGGAGAAGCTTTTCTTAGCGCTTCTCATCATGGCCAGTCTGGGCACGGTGGGGTATGCCATCGGGATTATTAGTCAGAACTTTTTCAACGCCCGCCTCAGGACCTCCCTGGGGAGGGGACACGACAGGAGGATACGGGTTATGGAAGATCACTGGATCATCTGCGGCCTTGGGCGCTATGGCCATCAGGTGGCATCTATGTTGAGCCACGAGGGCGTTCCCTTCTCCGTGGTAGAACATCGGGAAGAGACTGTCATGGAAGCCAGAGAGGAAGGATATCTCACGGTCCACGGCAACGCCAGCGAGGAGGATACTCTGATCAAGGCAGGGGTGACACGGGCCAAGGGTCTGATCATCACGCTCGACAGCGACGCCGCGACGGTCTACGTAGCCCTTACTGCCCGGGCACTGAACAAAACCATACATATCGTAGCCAGAGCGAGTGACACCAAGTCGGTCCCGATCCTGACAAAGTCAGGCGTCAACCGAGTGGTCAACCCAGTAGTGGCGGGATCGGCATCCCTGGTTCGGGCTTCCCTGAAACCTTCGGTGGCAGACCTTCTTGATCTTGTCGTCATGTCCCGCAAGCTGGACCTGGATTTTTCAACGGTTTTCGTGGCCGAAGAGTCATCTATGGCGGGGAAGACTCTCATGGAGCTCGACTTTCGCAACACCTACGACGTGACGGTGTTGGCCATCTTACAAAGCAACGGAGACCCCATCTACAACCCCAAAGGACATCAGCCTCTCTCCGGCGGCGATAGAATCATGGTTTTCGGCGAACGACACCGCATCGCCGCCCTCAGAACGGCCATGGGTGGTATGGCCAGCTAA